In Hippoglossus stenolepis isolate QCI-W04-F060 chromosome 13, HSTE1.2, whole genome shotgun sequence, a single genomic region encodes these proteins:
- the cdca7a gene encoding cell division cycle-associated protein 7a codes for MTLTRSKRLAVQPPPSTRMSLRSFRSVPLVPMETSSSSSSDDSCDSFGSDGGFANTRSSLRQTRRTAQKPELETSEEEICSAFEETGISRRMKSMKVDSDAPRRGRRSNVLKVAMTFPTRKQQGKKRPASEPLPQPKVEDSDSEEEKDFMNKRALNIKENKEMLAKLMAELNKVPGLFPRRTPSSASSTPRQAARRPTPRALRRNPERLSRPHTRSRTTVDGPPSPTSEEETDDKFSLVRKSRYFEEYDEPPRRRVCNGMKAIPHVVRPVEEVTEIELQRICHNVREKVYNSSTGSTCHQCRQKTVDTKTNCRNPECQGVRGQFCGPCLRNRYGEEVRDALLDPEWLCPPCRGICNCSFCRAREGRCATGVLVYLAKYHGYDNVHAYLKSLRKELEESSE; via the exons ATGACCCTGACCCGCTCCAAG agaCTGGCAGTTCAGCCACCTCCGTCCACCAGGATGAGTTTGAGGAGCTTCCGCAGTGTCCCGCTGGTTCCCATGgagacctcctcctcctcttcctccgatGACAGCTGCGATAGCTTCGGCTCAGATGGAGGCTTTGCAAACACG agAAGCAGCTTGAGACAGACGAGGAGGACGGCACAGAAACCAGAGTTGGAAACGTCAGAGGAGGAGATTTGCAGTGCGTTTGAGGAGACTGGCATCAGCAGGCGCATGAAATCCATG AAAGTGGACTCTGACGCTCCGAGACGAGGCCGCAGGTCCAACGTGCTGAAGGTTGCCATGACGTTTCCCACCAGGAAGCAGCAGGGAAAGAAGAGGCCTGCATCCGAACCGCTCCCTCAACCCAAAGTAGAGGACTCcgactctgaggaggagaaggacttCATGAACAAGAGAGCCCTGAATATAAAGGAGAACAAGGAAATG CTCGCAAAGCTCATGGCAGAGCTGAACAAAGTGCCTGGACTGTTCCCGCGACGAACGCCATCGTCTGCTTCCTCCACG CCCAGACAGGCAGCCCGGCGACCAACCCCGAGAGCTCTCAGGAGAAACCCGGAGCGTCTCTCCCGACCCCACACACGATCCCGCACTACGGTGGACGGACCTCCCAGCCCGACCTCCGAGGAGGAGACCGACGACAAGTTCAGCCTGGTTCGCAAAAGTCGCTACTTCGAGGAATATGATGAGCCA CCCCGTCGCCGTGTCTGCAACGGCATGAAGGCCATTCCTCATGTGGTGCGGCCCGTGGAGGAAGTCACGGAGATAGAGCTGCAGAGGATCTGCCACAATGTGCGAGAGAAAGTTTACAACAGCTCCACT GGCTCCACCTGCCACCAGTGCCGCCAGAAAACCGTCGACACCAAAACTAATTGCCGTAATCCAGAGTGCCAGGGGGTGAGGGGCCAGTTCTGCGGCCCCTGTCTTCGTAACCGCTACGGAGAGGAGGTCCGAGACGCTCTGCTGGATCCG GAGTGGCTGTGCCCGCCGTGCAGGGGGATCTGTAACTGCAGCTTCTGTCGAGCCCGAGAAGGTCGCTGTGCCACAGGAGTGCTGGTCTACCTGGCGAAATACCACGGCTACGATAACGTGCACGCTTATCTGAAGAG cttgagaaaggagctggaggagagcagcgAGTGA